Genomic DNA from Selenomonadales bacterium:
TTACCTTGATCCGGTGATGGGCAGGCGCGGCAACCTCCGCGTCGAAGTACATGCCCGCGTCCATCGTATCAGGTTTGAGGGCAACCGCGCGGTGGCAGTCGAGTATTCCCAGGACGGGCAGTTGAAGACGATCCCGTGCGAAAAGGAAGTCATTGTCAGCGGCGGCGCCTATAATTCGCCCCAACTGTTGATGCTTTCCGGTATCGGACCGCGTGATGAGTTGGAGAAGCATGGAATCGAAGTGATTCATGATATTCCCGGTGTCGGCCAGAATCTTCACGACCATCCTGACCTGATGCTGGTCTACCAGTCGAAGAAGCGGCTCGGGATCGCACTCAATGTCGTTGGCGCGCTCAAGACCGTGCGAGACCTATTCCAGTATCTCACGCAAAGGAAAAGCTGGCTGGCATCGCCGCCCACGGCTGCAGGCGGTTTCTTGCGATCCGCGCCGGGGCAGAACCGGGCGGACTGCCAGGTCCATGTCGTGCCGCTCGCCTATCGCGACCATGCGCGCGACTACAAGCTGATGACGAAATGGGGCTATACGATCATTCTCAATATTGGGCGCCCAAAGAGCCGCGGCTGGGTTGCCTTACATGACTCAAACCCCGAATCCGATCCCAAGATGGACCTCAATCTCTTGAGTCATCCCGACGACCTCAAGACGTTGCGCAATGCCTTCCGTGTCGTGCAGGAGATCCTGCATTCGGATCGCATGAAGGCGATGATGAAACGGCCTCTCTATCCTGACCGCTACCTTGAAACTGATGAAGAGATCGACGCCTATATCCGGGCAGAAGCCAATCATGCTTATCATCCGGTGGGAACATGCAAGATGGGCACCGACGAGATGGCGGTGGTCGACAACCGCCTGCGCGTTCACGGCCTCGCAAATATCCGCGTGGCCGATGCCTCGATCATGCCATCAGTCGTCAACGGCAACACCAATGCAACCTGCATCATGATCGGCGAGAAAGCCGCCGACATGATCCGGCACGATAATATGAGCAGCAAGAATAGCATCGCAGA
This window encodes:
- a CDS encoding GMC family oxidoreductase N-terminal domain-containing protein; translated protein: MADYVIIGGGSSGGVIASRLSEDPDVTVCLLEAGGPGTSPLVSTPGAFAALIQDYRINTLNWRFNTDPSKALNDRRLYNPRGKMLGGSSGMNGMVYIRGDRSDFDHWAELGNDGWGYNDVLSYFRKAENNERGEDEFHGSSGPLHVSNGKREFDVYDAFIEAATGLDHQANPDFNGASQEGVGIYQFTVKDGKRASVKACYLDPVMGRRGNLRVEVHARVHRIRFEGNRAVAVEYSQDGQLKTIPCEKEVIVSGGAYNSPQLLMLSGIGPRDELEKHGIEVIHDIPGVGQNLHDHPDLMLVYQSKKRLGIALNVVGALKTVRDLFQYLTQRKSWLASPPTAAGGFLRSAPGQNRADCQVHVVPLAYRDHARDYKLMTKWGYTIILNIGRPKSRGWVALHDSNPESDPKMDLNLLSHPDDLKTLRNAFRVVQEILHSDRMKAMMKRPLYPDRYLETDEEIDAYIRAEANHAYHPVGTCKMGTDEMAVVDNRLRVHGLANIRVADASIMPSVVNGNTNATCIMIGEKAADMIRHDNMSSKNSIAEY